The following coding sequences lie in one Oncorhynchus gorbuscha isolate QuinsamMale2020 ecotype Even-year linkage group LG10, OgorEven_v1.0, whole genome shotgun sequence genomic window:
- the LOC124045413 gene encoding basic proline-rich protein-like, with translation MTSYGPWYLPGPSGASTHHNLTLTAPLPDPGGPTPLSLTLTHPLPDPGGPTPLSLTLTDPLPDPGGPTPLSLSLTDPLPDPGGPTPPTQEAPLPSASPSLTRSPTQEAPLPSASASLTHSPDPGGPTPLSLSLTDPLPDPGGPTPPQPQPQRPPPPTQEAPLPSATLTHAPDPGGPTPLPSAPPSLTRSPTQEAPLPSASPSLTHSPDPGGPTPPTQEARLPSASPSLTHSPTQEEAPLPRPRRPHSPQPHPHRPLPNPGGPTPLSLTLPDPLPDPGGPTPPTQEAPLPSASPSLTRSPDPGGPTPLPSAPPSLTRSPDTGGGPTPPTQEARLPSASPSLTHSPDPGGPTPPLSLTLTDPLPSHRRPHSPTQEAPLPDPGGPTPLSLTHTEPLPDQEAPLSSASPHCPAPPDPGGPTPPTQEAPLPPQPHPHRPLPNPGGPTPLSLTLLTRSPTQEAPLPDPGGGPTPPTQEAPLPSASPSLTHSPDPGGPTPPTQEAPLPSASPSLTHSHDPGGPTPPTQEETPLPDPGGPTPLSLTLTLPLPRPRRPHSTPLSLTDPLPDPGGPTPLPSASHSLTRSPTQEAPLPRPRRRPRSPDPGGPTPLPSASPSLTRSPDPGGPTPLSLTLIAHSPTQEAPLPSASPSLTCSPTQEAPLHSASPSLPRSPDPGGPTPLSLTLTVLLPDPGGPTPRPRRPHSPQPHPHCPAPPTQEAPLPSASPSSPTPQPDPHSPLPSASPSLPRSPDPGGPTPLSLTLTAPLPDPGGPTPLSLTLIAHSPTQEAPLPSASPSLPHSPTQEEAPLPRPRRPHSPTQEAPLPDPGGPTPLPSASLTHSPNPGGPTPLPSASPSLSCSPDPGGPTPLSLTLTDLLPRPRRLHSPDPGGSTPPTQEAPLPRPRRPRSPTQEAPLDAAFHIPLDIF, from the exons atgacatcatatGGTCCCTGGTATCTGCCCGGCCCCTCAGGAGCCTCAACTCACCACAACCTCACCCTCACTGCCCCGCTCCCCGACCCAGGAGGCCCCACTCCCCTCAGCCTCACCCTCACTCACCCGCTCCCCGACCCAGGAGGCCCCACTCCCCTCAGCCTCACCCTCACTGACCCGCTCCCCGACCCAGGAGGCCCCACTcccctcagcctcagcctcactGACCCGCTCCCCGACCCAGGAGGCCCCACTCCCCCGACCCAGGAGGCCCCACTCCCCTCAGCCTCACCCTCACTGACCCGCTCCCCGACCCAGGAGGCCCCACTcccctcagcctcagcctcactGACCCACTCCCCCGACCCAGGAGGCCCCACTcccctcagcctcagcctcactGACCCGCTCCCCGACCCAGGAGGCCCCACTCcccctcagcctcagcctca GAGGCCCCCGCCCCCGACCCAGGAGGCCCCACTCCCCTCAGCCACACTGACCCACGCCCCCGACCCAGGAGGCCCCACTCCACTCCCCTCAGCCCCACCCTCACTGACCCGCTCCCCGACCCAGGAGGCCCCACTCCCCTCAGCCTCACCCTCACTGACTCACTCCCCCGACCCAGGAGGCCCCACTCCCCCGACCCAGGAGGCCCGACTCCCCTCAGCCTCACCCTCACTGACCCACTCCCCGACCCAGGAG GAGGCCCCACTCCCCCGACCCAGGAGGCCCCACTCCCCTCAGCCTCACCCTCATCGCCCACTCCCCAACCCAGGAGGCCCCACTCCCCTCAGCCTCACTCTCCCTGACCCGCTCCCCGACCCAGGAGGCCCCACTCCCCCGACCCAGGAGGCCCCACTCCCCTCAGCCTCACCCTCACTGACCCGCTCCCCTGACCCAGGAGGCCCCACTCCACTCCCCTCAGCCCCACCCTCACTGACCCGCTCCCCCGACACAGGAG GAGGCCCCACTCCCCCGACCCAGGAGGCCCGACTCCCCTCAGCCTCACCCTCACTGACCCACTCCCCCGACCCAGGAGGCCCCACTCCACCCCTCAGCCTCACCCTCACTGACCCACTCCCCTCACACAGGAGGCCCCACTCCCCGACCCAGGAGGCCCCACTCCCCGACCCAGGAGGCCCCACTCCCCTCAGCCTCACCCACACTGAACCACTCCCCGACCAGGAGGCCCCACTCTCCTCAGCCTCACCTCACTGCCCTGCTCCCCCCGACCCAGGAGGCCCCACTCCCCCGACCCAGGAGGCCCCACTCCCCCCTCAGCCTCACCCTCATCGCCCACTCCCCAACCCAGGAGGCCCCACTCCCCTCAGCCTCACTCTCCTGACCCGCTCCCCGACCCAGGAGGCCCCACTCCCCGACCCAGGAG GAGGCCCCACTCCCCCAACCCAGGAGGCCCCACTCCCCTCAGCCTCACCCTCACTGACCCACTCCCCCGACCCAGGAGGCCCCACTCCCCCGACCCAGGAGGCCCCACTCCCCTCAGCCTCACCCTCACTGACCCACTCCCACGACCCAGGAGGCCCCACTCCCCCGACCCAGGAG GAGACCCCACTCCCCGACCCAGGAGGCCCCACTCCCCTcagcctcaccctcaccctcccactcccccGACCCAGGAGGCCCCACTCCACTCCCCTCAGCCTCACTGACCCGCTCCCCGACCCAGGAGGCCCCACTCCACTCCCCTCAGCCTCACACTCACTGACCCGCTCCCCGACCCAGGAGGCCCCACTCCCCAGACCCAGGAG GAGGCCCCGCTCCCCCGACCCAGGAGGCCCCACCCCACTCCCCTCAGCCTCACCCTCACTGACCCGCTCCCCTGACCCAGGAGGCCCCACTCCCCTCAGCCTCACCCTCATCGCCCACTCCCCAACCCAGGAGGCCCCACTCCCCTCAGCATCACCCTCACTGACCTGCTCCCCGACCCAGGAGGCCCCACTCCACTCAGCCTCACCCTCACTGCCCCGCTCCCCCGACCCAGGAGGCCCCACTCCCCTCAGCCTCACTCTCACTGTCCTGCTCCCCGACCCAGGAGGCCCCACTCCCCGACCCAGGAGGCCCCATTCCCCTCAGCCTCACCCTCACTGCCCCGCTCCCCCGACCCAGGAGGCCCCACTCCCCTCAGCCTCACCCTCATCGCCCACTCCCCAACCCGAtccccactccccactcccctcAGCCTCACCCTCACTGCCCCGCTCCCCCGACCCAGGAGGCCCCACTCCCCTCAGCCTCACCCTCACTGCCCCGCTCCCCGACCCAGGAGGCCCCACTCCCCTCAGCCTCACCCTCATCGCCCACTCCCCAACCCAGGAGGCCCCACTCCCCTCAGCCTCACCCTCACTGCCCCACTCCCCGACCCAGGAG GAGGCCCCACTCCCCCGACCCAGGAGGCCCCACTCCCCGACCCAGGAGGCTCCACTCCCCGACCCAGGAGGCCCCACTCCACTCCCCTCAGCCTCACTGACCCACTCCCCCAACCCAGGAGGCCCCACTCCACTCCCCTCAGCCTCACCCTCACTGAGCTGCTCCCCCGACCCAGGAGGCCCCACTCCCCTCAGCCTCACCCTCACTGACCTGCTCCCCCGACCCAGGAGGCTCCACTCCCCCGACCCAGGAGGCTCCACTCCCCCGACCCAGGAGGCTCCACTCCCCCGACCCAGGAGGCCCCGCTCCCCGACCCAGGAGGCCCCACTTGATGCTGCTTTTCACATCCCATTGGACATTTTCTGA